Proteins from one Bactrocera neohumeralis isolate Rockhampton chromosome 3, APGP_CSIRO_Bneo_wtdbg2-racon-allhic-juicebox.fasta_v2, whole genome shotgun sequence genomic window:
- the LOC126751993 gene encoding uncharacterized protein LOC126751993 — protein sequence MLKEVSLLAFALLLLIQFTAGLPRPSSSKSEEDNTIPHGTTTTTPSALNSATSSARKQLEANVYKSFENFLDFRLQRTNKIVQDVLADPVMNSIDSPAMEEERKVLGKYVKDSKEALIAVLPADKNDQHNRFFFAIGKDLVLENFNSFNRRRASKTVELTPEQRVSWNALKKHGVLEYNEEIEKRTKDFAYQIVDDFDYYVKALPAAEKEKEKEMVEVWNMYKNNALGLDKAEFGQRLFLELFQFDSKA from the exons ATGTTGAAAGAAGTTTCGTTGTTGGCATTCGCACTGCTTTTACTAATACAG TTTACCGCGGGCTTACCGAGACCATCTTCCTCGAAATCGGAGGAAGATAATACCATTCCACATGGTACAACAACCACCACGCCATCAGCACTCAACAGTGCTACGTCAAGTGCCCGCAAGCAACTAGAAGCGAATGTTTACAAAagctttgaaaactttttagaCTTCCGTTTACAACGCACCAACAAAATTGTCCAAGATGTGCTTGCCGATCCTGTAATGAATAGCATCGATAGTCCAGCTATGGAGGAGGAAAGAAAGGTACTTGGGAAATATGTGAAAGACTCTAAGGAAGCCTTAATTGCAGTTTTGCCTGCCGACAAAAATGACCAACACAATCGGTTCTTCTTTGCAATCGGTAAAGATTTAGTGCTGGAAAATTTCAACAGCTTTAATCGAAGACGTGCATCGAAAACAGTAGAGCTGACACCAGAACAACGGGTCTCATGGAATGCTTTAAAGAAGCATGGTGTACTCGAGTACAATGAAGAGATAGAGAAACGTACGAAAGACTTTGCCTACCAAATAGTCGATGATTTCGATTATTATGTGAAAGCTCTCCCAGCGGCCGAAAAGGAGAAGGAAAAGGAAATGGTGGAAGTTTggaatatgtataaaaataatgctCTTGGATTGGATAAGGCTGAATTTGGGCAAAGATTGTTCTTGGAATTATTCCAGTTTGATTCCAAGGCATAA